A DNA window from Planctomycetota bacterium contains the following coding sequences:
- a CDS encoding sigma-70 family RNA polymerase sigma factor: MSQDTHAPAVADDAALVARAKGGDFAAFEELVSRHEGRVYSIAMNILRQRQDAEDATQTVFLNALEHLEGFREEAAFATWITRVAVNTALKALRKRKGLSTVPLDGGRETETGEIRHPDYIAEWRGDPAKLVAQRDLKRILDEAIEALPERHRLVFVLRDVEGLSVREAAEALGISEANVKVRLLRARLALREALTQAFGDPARRLAPDHSGTDHATAAEELLRLYENPARGRTR; encoded by the coding sequence ATGAGCCAAGACACGCACGCCCCTGCGGTGGCTGACGACGCCGCGCTCGTCGCGCGGGCGAAGGGGGGCGATTTCGCGGCGTTCGAGGAGCTCGTGAGCCGGCACGAGGGGCGGGTGTACTCGATTGCGATGAACATCCTGCGGCAGCGGCAGGACGCCGAGGACGCGACGCAGACGGTGTTCCTGAACGCCCTCGAGCACCTGGAGGGTTTCCGCGAGGAGGCGGCGTTTGCGACCTGGATCACCCGCGTGGCGGTGAACACGGCGCTCAAGGCGCTGCGCAAGCGCAAGGGGCTCTCCACGGTGCCGCTGGACGGCGGGCGCGAGACGGAGACGGGCGAGATCCGCCACCCCGACTACATCGCCGAGTGGCGTGGCGACCCCGCGAAGCTGGTGGCGCAGCGCGACCTCAAGCGCATTCTCGACGAGGCCATCGAGGCCCTGCCCGAGAGGCACCGGCTGGTCTTCGTGCTGCGGGATGTCGAGGGGCTGAGCGTCCGCGAAGCCGCGGAGGCCCTGGGCATCAGCGAGGCCAACGTGAAGGTGCGCCTGCTCCGGGCACGGCTGGCGCTTCGCGAGGCCCTCACGCAAGCCTTCGGCGACCCAGCCCGCCGCCTGGCGCCCGACCACAGCGGCACCGACCATGCGACGGCGGCGGAGGAACTCCTCCGACTCTACGAGAACCCTGCGAGGGGGCGAACGCGATGA
- a CDS encoding phytase: MRATGIPLASVILAVWVGLGVASRPGLAGEADIVRPEAKLATDPMPHKGDAADDPAIWLHPTEPARSLILGTDKQGALHVYGMDGKERQRVSDGCRPNNVDVLYGFPLGGRVVDLAVASTRASKSPGVKVWRIDAETCALADATAGGTLPVFGGGTPYGLCTYRSAKTGKAFFFVVDASGRIEQHELQDAGDGTVKAATVREMKLSSIAEGCVADDELGFLYVGEENVGIWRFAAEPEGGTRGVCIAKVGEHGLAADIEGLTLYGAAGGKGYLIASSQGSNTFLVYTREGDNRYVLTIDPKEGRIDDVSDTDGIAVTNRPTSEQFPAGFLIAQDGSNRGGNQNFKLYDWRDIAGTRLLVDPEWTPRRR; encoded by the coding sequence ATGCGAGCAACCGGCATTCCTCTCGCATCGGTCATCTTGGCTGTGTGGGTCGGCCTCGGCGTAGCTTCGCGGCCGGGTCTGGCCGGTGAGGCGGACATTGTCCGGCCCGAGGCGAAGCTGGCGACGGACCCGATGCCCCACAAGGGCGATGCGGCCGACGACCCGGCCATCTGGCTCCACCCGACCGAGCCCGCCAGGAGCCTGATCCTGGGCACCGATAAGCAGGGCGCCCTGCACGTCTATGGAATGGACGGCAAGGAACGCCAACGGGTGTCGGACGGCTGCCGTCCGAACAATGTGGATGTGCTCTACGGCTTCCCACTCGGCGGCCGCGTGGTGGACCTGGCCGTGGCCTCCACGCGGGCATCGAAGTCCCCCGGCGTGAAGGTGTGGCGGATAGACGCCGAGACCTGCGCGCTGGCCGACGCCACGGCCGGCGGCACGCTGCCCGTGTTCGGCGGCGGAACGCCCTACGGCCTCTGCACCTACCGCAGCGCGAAAACCGGCAAGGCGTTCTTCTTCGTCGTGGACGCGTCGGGCCGCATCGAGCAGCACGAGCTTCAGGACGCGGGGGACGGCACGGTCAAGGCCGCCACGGTCCGCGAGATGAAGCTGTCGTCCATCGCCGAGGGCTGTGTGGCCGACGACGAACTGGGCTTCCTCTACGTGGGCGAGGAGAATGTGGGCATCTGGAGGTTCGCCGCCGAGCCGGAGGGCGGCACGCGCGGCGTCTGCATCGCCAAGGTCGGTGAGCACGGCCTCGCCGCCGACATCGAGGGCCTGACGCTCTACGGCGCTGCGGGCGGCAAGGGCTATCTCATCGCCTCCAGCCAGGGGAGCAACACCTTCCTCGTCTACACGCGCGAGGGCGACAACCGCTATGTGCTCACCATTGACCCGAAGGAGGGGCGGATTGACGATGTGAGCGACACCGACGGCATCGCCGTGACCAATCGCCCCACGTCGGAGCAGTTCCCCGCCGGCTTCCTCATCGCGCAGGACGGCAGCAATCGGGGCGGGAACCAGAACTTCAAGCTGTACGACTGGCGCGACATCGCCGGCACGCGGCTGCTGGTTGACCCGGAGTGGACTCCTCGGCGGCGGTAG
- a CDS encoding FAD-dependent oxidoreductase — MDNRKRLVIVGGVAGGASAAARARRLSEDAEITMLERGEHISFANCGLPYHIGGAIADRNRLLVQTPEGMHRRYRVNVRTRCEAVKIDRERREVTVRDLASGKEFAQPYDALILSPGAEPVRPAIPGIESPHVYTLRSLEDMDRIKKAVANARAERAVVVGGGYIGLEMTEALRERGLEVTLVELENQVMGPADPEMAAPLHAELRANGVELRLGVSVTGFREESGRLHVQLSTGDTLTCDLAILAIGVRPESKLAREAGLLVSPKGAIVVDEGMRTSDPRIYAVGDAVEVTHFVNGQRMSIPLAGPANRQGRVAADNVFGRSSVYRKTQGTAICKVFSQTIAMTGLSEKALRRSGAPYEKVYVHPASHASYYPGAGPLTLKLLFDPRDGKVLGAQAVGTKGVDKRIDVLAVAIRAGMTVYDLEELELAYAPPYGSAKDPVNYAGFVAANALRGDVRLCHVDDVLAPTDKQQLLDVRTPDEAALGTIPGAVHIPLDELRERLGELPRDKELLVFCQVGLRGYVACRILQQRGFACRNLTGGYKTYLAATGAAHKPLKEKKEMTTDTGAEVSTPAYAVSAPAEPVKIVDATGLQCPGPIMRLKAELAELRAGQALAIDASDPAFAADVSAWCHSTGHELVGVQRWNGTSRATVLKRDTRLAAQAAPAGAAKEKTIIVFSDDFDRATASFIIANGAAAMGSKVTMFFTFWGLNVLRKPEPVKVKKSVIERMFGWMMPRGAGKLTLSKMNMGGMGTAMIKGIMRKKNVASLPQLIESARQAGVRFVACAMSMDLMGIKRDELIEGVEEGGVAMYLDRAEAAGVNLFI, encoded by the coding sequence ATGGACAATCGGAAGCGGCTGGTGATCGTGGGCGGCGTGGCAGGGGGGGCCTCGGCGGCGGCGCGGGCGCGACGCCTGAGCGAGGACGCCGAAATCACGATGCTCGAACGCGGCGAACATATCTCCTTTGCCAACTGCGGTTTACCGTACCACATCGGCGGGGCGATCGCCGACCGCAACCGCCTGCTGGTCCAGACACCCGAGGGCATGCATCGGCGCTACAGGGTGAACGTCCGCACGCGCTGCGAGGCGGTGAAGATCGACCGCGAACGCCGTGAGGTGACGGTGCGGGACCTGGCCTCTGGCAAGGAGTTCGCGCAGCCCTATGATGCGCTGATCCTGAGCCCTGGCGCCGAGCCGGTCCGGCCAGCAATCCCAGGCATCGAGTCGCCACATGTCTATACGCTGCGGAGCCTTGAAGACATGGACCGCATCAAGAAGGCAGTGGCGAACGCGAGGGCCGAGCGCGCCGTGGTTGTGGGGGGCGGCTACATCGGCCTCGAGATGACCGAGGCCCTTCGAGAGCGTGGCCTCGAAGTCACGCTGGTGGAACTCGAGAACCAGGTGATGGGGCCGGCCGACCCCGAAATGGCCGCTCCCCTGCACGCCGAACTCAGGGCGAACGGAGTGGAGCTGCGCTTGGGCGTGTCGGTGACAGGCTTTCGTGAGGAGAGCGGAAGGCTCCATGTGCAGTTGAGCACTGGGGATACGTTGACGTGTGACCTTGCCATCCTGGCCATCGGCGTGCGCCCAGAATCGAAGCTGGCCCGCGAGGCAGGCCTGCTTGTGAGCCCCAAGGGCGCCATCGTGGTGGACGAGGGGATGCGCACGAGCGACCCGCGAATCTACGCGGTGGGCGACGCTGTGGAGGTGACGCACTTCGTCAACGGACAGCGCATGTCCATCCCCCTGGCGGGACCAGCCAACCGGCAGGGCCGCGTCGCGGCCGACAACGTGTTCGGGCGCTCGAGCGTCTACAGGAAGACCCAGGGCACGGCCATCTGCAAGGTGTTCTCGCAGACCATCGCGATGACCGGCCTGAGCGAGAAGGCGCTCCGGCGCAGCGGCGCGCCCTACGAGAAGGTCTATGTCCACCCCGCAAGCCACGCCAGTTACTACCCGGGCGCAGGCCCGTTGACCCTAAAGCTGCTCTTCGACCCGCGCGACGGCAAGGTGCTCGGCGCGCAGGCCGTGGGCACGAAGGGCGTGGACAAGCGGATTGACGTCCTGGCCGTGGCCATCCGGGCGGGAATGACCGTGTACGATCTCGAAGAGCTTGAACTTGCGTATGCGCCGCCCTACGGATCGGCCAAGGACCCTGTGAACTACGCCGGCTTCGTGGCGGCCAACGCGCTGCGCGGCGACGTGAGGCTGTGCCACGTGGACGACGTGCTCGCGCCCACGGACAAGCAACAGCTCCTCGACGTGCGCACGCCCGACGAGGCGGCCTTGGGCACGATCCCCGGCGCGGTGCACATTCCTCTGGACGAACTGCGCGAGCGCCTCGGCGAACTGCCCCGCGACAAGGAGCTCCTCGTCTTCTGCCAAGTGGGGCTCCGTGGTTATGTGGCCTGTCGCATCCTCCAGCAGCGAGGATTCGCCTGTCGGAACTTGACCGGCGGCTACAAGACCTATCTGGCGGCCACCGGCGCCGCCCACAAGCCTCTGAAGGAGAAGAAGGAAATGACGACCGACACAGGCGCTGAAGTCTCGACGCCCGCCTACGCTGTGTCCGCCCCCGCAGAGCCGGTGAAGATCGTGGACGCGACCGGCCTCCAGTGCCCGGGCCCGATCATGCGGCTCAAGGCCGAGCTGGCGGAGCTGCGCGCTGGCCAGGCCCTGGCGATTGATGCCAGCGACCCCGCCTTCGCGGCCGACGTGAGCGCCTGGTGCCACAGCACGGGCCACGAACTGGTCGGCGTCCAGCGGTGGAACGGCACGTCGCGGGCGACGGTGCTGAAGCGCGATACGCGCCTGGCCGCGCAGGCGGCGCCCGCGGGGGCCGCGAAGGAGAAGACGATCATCGTGTTCAGCGACGACTTCGACCGGGCGACCGCCTCGTTCATCATCGCGAATGGCGCCGCGGCTATGGGGAGCAAGGTGACCATGTTCTTCACATTCTGGGGCCTCAACGTGCTGCGGAAGCCCGAGCCCGTGAAGGTGAAGAAGAGCGTGATCGAACGGATGTTCGGCTGGATGATGCCGCGCGGCGCGGGCAAGCTCACGCTGTCGAAGATGAACATGGGCGGCATGGGCACCGCGATGATCAAAGGCATCATGCGCAAGAAGAACGTCGCGTCGCTGCCCCAACTGATCGAGAGCGCCCGCCAGGCCGGCGTGCGATTCGTCGCGTGCGCGATGTCCATGGACCTGATGGGCATCAAGCGGGACGAGCTGATCGAGGGGGTGGAGGAGGGGGGCGTGGCGATGTATCTCGACCGCGCCGAGGCCGCGGGCGTGAACCTGTTCATCTGA
- a CDS encoding homoserine dehydrogenase, with translation MDTKTCYVGLVGFGTVGAGVAKILLNDAAKLRAKTGIQIVLKRICDIDLTSDRGVRVPDGVLTADLGSILNDPDIEVVIELVGGTTVAKEITLRALAAGKRVVTANKALLAEHGRELFRAARERGVSISFEASVGGGIPVIAALRDGLIANDIESIIGIVNGTCNYILTRMSLAGATYEQALAEAQSHGYAEKDPRLDVEGIDSAHKLAILAALGFAADFHYHEIHVEGITRLEPIDIAYAAEFGYALKLLAIGKRVNGELELRVHPTLLPVEHPLAAVHDVFNGIFVRGNAVGDTMFYGRGAGQMPTASAIVSDIVDILLGKAKHTFERLRLFPGRSGSLRVRSIEESVSRYYLRFAAVDRPGVLAKIAGEFGRHDISIASLLQKERHATQAVPLIIMTHQAREANLRRALAAIEPQGIVEGNPVVIRVEGEHG, from the coding sequence GTGGATACCAAGACGTGTTATGTTGGCCTCGTCGGCTTTGGCACCGTGGGCGCCGGGGTGGCCAAGATCCTCCTCAACGACGCGGCCAAGCTGCGGGCCAAGACCGGCATCCAGATCGTCCTCAAGCGCATCTGCGACATTGACCTCACGAGCGACCGCGGCGTGCGCGTGCCGGACGGCGTGCTGACGGCCGACCTCGGTTCGATTCTCAACGACCCCGACATCGAGGTCGTGATCGAACTGGTCGGCGGCACCACGGTGGCCAAGGAGATCACCCTCCGCGCCCTCGCCGCCGGCAAGCGGGTGGTCACCGCCAACAAGGCGCTCCTCGCCGAGCACGGGCGCGAGCTGTTCCGTGCCGCGCGCGAACGCGGGGTCTCGATCTCCTTCGAGGCCAGCGTGGGCGGCGGCATCCCCGTCATCGCCGCGTTGCGCGACGGGCTGATCGCCAACGATATCGAGTCGATCATCGGCATCGTTAACGGCACGTGCAACTACATCCTCACCCGCATGAGCCTGGCGGGCGCCACCTACGAGCAGGCCCTGGCCGAGGCCCAGAGCCACGGCTATGCCGAGAAGGACCCGCGCCTCGACGTCGAGGGGATCGACTCCGCCCACAAGCTGGCCATCCTGGCCGCCCTCGGCTTCGCCGCCGACTTCCACTACCACGAGATCCACGTCGAGGGCATCACCCGCCTCGAGCCGATTGACATCGCCTACGCTGCCGAATTCGGCTACGCCCTCAAGCTGCTGGCCATCGGCAAGCGCGTCAATGGGGAGCTGGAGCTGCGCGTCCACCCCACGCTGCTGCCGGTCGAGCACCCGCTGGCCGCGGTGCACGACGTCTTCAACGGCATCTTCGTGCGCGGCAACGCCGTGGGCGACACGATGTTCTACGGCCGCGGCGCCGGCCAGATGCCCACGGCCAGCGCCATTGTGTCGGATATCGTGGACATTCTCCTCGGCAAGGCCAAGCACACGTTCGAGCGCTTGCGCCTCTTCCCCGGCCGCAGCGGCAGCCTGCGCGTCCGCTCCATCGAGGAGAGCGTGTCGCGCTACTACCTCCGCTTCGCCGCGGTGGACCGTCCCGGCGTGCTGGCCAAGATTGCCGGCGAATTCGGCCGGCACGACATCAGCATCGCCTCGCTGCTCCAGAAGGAGCGCCATGCCACCCAGGCCGTGCCCCTCATCATCATGACCCATCAGGCCCGCGAGGCCAACCTGCGCCGCGCGCTGGCCGCCATCGAGCCGCAGGGCATTGTCGAGGGCAACCCGGTCGTCATCCGGGTCGAAGGTGAACATGGATGA
- a CDS encoding zf-HC2 domain-containing protein: protein MTCKDLLKMLNDYVDGDVDPSFCSAFEEHLRDCDPCKVVVDTIRNTIRLYKDEGVVEIPILFRERLHSTLRRKWQEKRGAGPPPGGPAR, encoded by the coding sequence ATGACCTGCAAAGACCTGCTCAAGATGCTCAATGACTACGTGGATGGCGACGTGGACCCCTCGTTCTGCTCGGCATTCGAGGAGCACCTCAGGGACTGCGACCCGTGCAAGGTGGTGGTGGACACGATACGGAACACGATCCGCCTGTATAAGGATGAGGGTGTGGTGGAGATTCCTATCCTGTTCCGCGAGAGGCTGCATTCCACCCTGCGCCGCAAGTGGCAGGAGAAGCGGGGCGCGGGGCCGCCCCCCGGCGGGCCGGCGCGGTAG
- a CDS encoding alpha-L-fucosidase, whose protein sequence is MCAGPLHLSSALPSPRQLEFQDWEMGIFFHFGIRTFYEGHRDWDGRPMPPEAFRPAGLNCDHWIASAKRAGMRYAVLVCKHHDGFANWPSRFSSYSVGQTPWKEGRGDVVREFTDACRRHGLRIGYYYSPAEWGNPKFKDAAAYDEHFLNQISELLTGYGTIDILWFDGCGSEGHTYDWPRIVREIRRMQPNLLIFNMGDPDFRWVGNESGVADLPNWNTVDARQVPVMIADAAKASRPLWLPAECDCMMRWSNWFYEESDEHTVKPLEELMGLYYLSVGRGANLLINIGPDRRGLLPDADRARLLEFGAELRRRFGRPIAALADGAVTATGWEYSAKEPFYVDHVVVQEDLAQGEAVRRFAVRFQSSHGGKPTTLHEGRNIGHKAIVRFPLVAARKVLIEITESDRPAALRAVELHNSTDLKHQHS, encoded by the coding sequence ATGTGCGCTGGCCCTCTGCATCTGTCCTCCGCGCTCCCATCTCCCCGCCAACTCGAGTTCCAGGACTGGGAGATGGGCATCTTCTTCCACTTCGGCATCCGGACGTTTTATGAGGGCCATCGCGACTGGGACGGCAGGCCCATGCCGCCCGAGGCGTTCCGCCCCGCCGGGCTCAACTGCGACCACTGGATCGCCTCGGCCAAACGCGCGGGCATGCGGTACGCCGTGCTCGTGTGCAAGCATCACGATGGCTTCGCCAACTGGCCGTCGCGGTTCTCCAGCTACAGTGTGGGCCAGACGCCCTGGAAGGAGGGGAGGGGAGACGTGGTGCGCGAGTTCACGGACGCCTGCCGCCGCCACGGGCTGAGGATCGGCTACTACTACTCGCCCGCGGAATGGGGCAACCCGAAGTTCAAGGACGCCGCGGCCTACGACGAGCACTTCCTGAACCAGATCAGCGAGCTGCTCACGGGCTACGGGACGATTGACATCCTGTGGTTCGACGGCTGTGGCTCCGAAGGCCACACCTACGACTGGCCGCGGATCGTGCGCGAGATCCGGCGCATGCAGCCGAACCTCCTCATCTTCAACATGGGCGACCCCGATTTCCGCTGGGTGGGCAACGAGAGCGGCGTGGCCGACCTGCCCAACTGGAACACCGTGGACGCGCGCCAGGTGCCCGTGATGATCGCAGACGCGGCGAAGGCGTCGCGGCCCCTCTGGCTGCCCGCCGAGTGCGACTGCATGATGCGCTGGAGCAACTGGTTCTACGAGGAGTCCGACGAGCACACCGTCAAGCCGCTCGAGGAGCTGATGGGCCTCTACTACCTCTCCGTCGGCCGCGGAGCGAATCTCCTCATCAACATCGGCCCCGACCGCCGCGGCCTGCTGCCCGACGCCGACCGCGCCCGCCTGCTGGAGTTTGGCGCCGAGCTCCGCCGCCGCTTCGGGCGCCCGATCGCCGCCCTCGCCGACGGCGCCGTCACCGCCACGGGCTGGGAGTACTCCGCCAAGGAGCCCTTCTACGTGGACCACGTTGTGGTTCAGGAGGACCTGGCTCAGGGCGAAGCGGTGCGTCGTTTCGCCGTGCGTTTCCAGTCGAGCCACGGCGGCAAGCCGACCACCCTGCACGAGGGCCGCAACATCGGCCACAAGGCCATCGTCCGCTTCCCGCTGGTCGCCGCCCGCAAGGTCCTCATCGAGATCACCGAATCCGACCGCCCGGCCGCCCTGCGCGCGGTCGAACTCCACAACTCCACGGACCTCAAGCATCAGCACTCTTGA
- a CDS encoding DUF4838 domain-containing protein, which yields MSRGWFCIALCGLLALAGCAGLGGRGRHVVLVAVNGQANAAIVIARDATKVAKLAAMELQRHVHRITDAVPPIVTDDAQVEPGLDRILVGESAATAALGLTGERLGAQEYVIRFLPRTLVLMGRDKQERGPVTYDEADPFRFQTWPDLFDEQGTLYAVYDFLERFCGVRWYSPTEFGTVAPRTATLAVFGRDVRRAPAFAYRDIGWPMGMSEVYNRVSSLWPDTAPQLDEIDQLGYPELRKRFPNRWEYIHAKRSMNRLFLHRMRLGGQKYQANHSFYGYYTRFWEKAADPKQAELFVERRPEFFAKGYEGRPPQMCYTNDAFIEQVIQDACDYFGGKGKKADAVAFGDFFALVPMDNGSWCKCDVCQAELNEAAKNRFFSNGYASEYIFGFANKVARAIRASYPDKFLATLAYAQYACYPRWLRLEPNIAVQLCLHIRNIHDTAIQDNDLEILKAWATRERNRPIYLWLYYCFPQEVATNGQWHCFPGFFAHGIGRWFKLYHRYGVRGAFFNGWGQDVENYVTCKLLDDPTQNVDALLEDYFRGYYGAAAGPMKQLYLAIEETYSNPANYPAGFFGHQTKQAAWEYLGTEERMARFAALMSAAKQAAATEAEQQRVALFEREVWDYMVQGREKFLARARAEVGRASVPRVPDAAGDASKIDWAQAAVLTGFTKREGGAADRKLEGRLAHDGSHLYVQLEEAIDPRTLVADGVVWAGDDWEIFVARKPKRPYRQLGVGPTGAFEALVHGEDAGKWDSGVVVKSDTTAPDRWTTRLAFPLAMLVPGGAKPGDVLRFNVVRVISVKGGRQVYVWSPESNVHEPDRFGEVTLAP from the coding sequence ATGAGCCGAGGGTGGTTCTGCATCGCATTGTGCGGCCTGCTCGCCCTTGCGGGCTGCGCGGGCCTGGGCGGGCGAGGGCGACACGTGGTGCTGGTGGCCGTGAACGGCCAGGCCAACGCGGCGATCGTGATCGCCAGGGACGCCACCAAGGTGGCCAAACTGGCCGCGATGGAACTCCAGCGGCACGTCCACCGAATCACGGACGCCGTCCCGCCCATCGTCACGGACGACGCGCAGGTCGAGCCTGGGCTCGATCGCATTCTGGTCGGCGAGAGCGCCGCCACGGCGGCCCTCGGCCTCACGGGCGAGAGGCTGGGGGCGCAGGAATACGTGATCCGCTTCCTGCCGCGCACGCTCGTGCTGATGGGGCGCGACAAGCAGGAACGCGGCCCCGTGACCTACGACGAGGCGGACCCGTTCCGCTTCCAGACCTGGCCCGACCTCTTCGACGAGCAGGGCACGCTCTACGCGGTCTACGACTTCCTCGAGCGCTTCTGCGGCGTGCGCTGGTACTCGCCCACGGAGTTCGGCACGGTGGCGCCTCGCACCGCCACGCTGGCGGTCTTCGGCCGCGACGTGCGGCGCGCCCCCGCCTTCGCCTACCGCGACATCGGCTGGCCGATGGGCATGAGCGAGGTCTACAACAGGGTCAGCAGCCTGTGGCCCGACACGGCGCCTCAGCTCGACGAGATTGACCAGCTCGGCTACCCCGAGCTGCGCAAGCGGTTTCCCAACCGCTGGGAGTACATCCACGCCAAGCGCAGCATGAATCGGCTCTTCCTGCACCGCATGCGGCTCGGCGGCCAGAAGTACCAGGCCAACCATTCGTTCTACGGCTACTACACGCGCTTCTGGGAGAAGGCGGCGGACCCCAAGCAGGCCGAGCTCTTCGTCGAGCGGAGGCCCGAGTTCTTCGCCAAGGGCTACGAGGGCCGGCCGCCCCAGATGTGCTACACGAACGATGCCTTCATCGAGCAGGTGATCCAGGACGCCTGCGACTACTTCGGCGGCAAGGGCAAGAAGGCCGACGCCGTGGCCTTCGGCGACTTCTTCGCCCTGGTGCCCATGGACAACGGAAGCTGGTGCAAGTGCGACGTCTGCCAGGCCGAGCTGAACGAGGCGGCGAAGAACCGCTTCTTCTCGAACGGCTACGCGAGCGAGTACATCTTCGGCTTCGCCAACAAGGTGGCCAGGGCCATCCGGGCGTCGTACCCCGACAAGTTCCTCGCCACCCTGGCCTATGCCCAATACGCCTGCTACCCGCGCTGGCTGCGGCTGGAGCCCAACATCGCGGTCCAGCTCTGCCTGCACATCCGCAACATCCACGACACGGCCATTCAGGACAACGACCTCGAGATCCTCAAGGCCTGGGCCACGAGGGAGAGGAACCGCCCGATCTACCTGTGGCTCTACTACTGCTTCCCCCAGGAGGTGGCGACGAACGGCCAGTGGCACTGCTTCCCGGGCTTCTTCGCCCACGGCATCGGCCGCTGGTTCAAGCTCTACCACCGCTACGGCGTGCGGGGCGCCTTCTTCAACGGCTGGGGGCAGGACGTCGAGAACTACGTCACCTGCAAGCTGCTCGACGACCCGACGCAGAACGTGGACGCGTTGCTCGAGGATTACTTCCGGGGCTACTACGGCGCCGCCGCAGGCCCGATGAAGCAGCTCTATCTGGCCATCGAGGAGACGTACTCGAACCCGGCCAATTACCCCGCCGGCTTCTTCGGGCACCAGACGAAGCAGGCCGCCTGGGAATACCTGGGCACCGAGGAGCGCATGGCGCGCTTCGCCGCGTTGATGAGCGCCGCGAAACAGGCCGCGGCCACCGAGGCCGAGCAGCAGCGCGTCGCCCTCTTCGAGAGGGAGGTGTGGGACTACATGGTTCAGGGGCGGGAGAAGTTCCTCGCGCGGGCCCGGGCCGAGGTGGGCCGGGCCTCGGTGCCGCGCGTGCCCGATGCCGCGGGCGACGCCTCGAAGATAGACTGGGCCCAGGCCGCTGTGCTCACGGGCTTCACCAAGCGCGAGGGCGGAGCCGCCGACCGCAAGCTCGAAGGCCGCCTCGCCCACGACGGCTCGCACCTCTACGTGCAGCTCGAAGAGGCGATTGACCCCAGGACGCTCGTGGCCGACGGCGTGGTGTGGGCGGGCGACGACTGGGAGATCTTCGTCGCCCGAAAGCCCAAGCGGCCGTACCGGCAGCTTGGCGTCGGCCCGACGGGCGCCTTCGAGGCCCTGGTCCACGGCGAGGACGCGGGCAAGTGGGACAGCGGCGTGGTGGTCAAGAGCGACACCACGGCCCCCGATCGCTGGACCACGCGCCTGGCGTTCCCCCTGGCCATGCTCGTCCCCGGCGGCGCGAAGCCGGGCGACGTCCTCCGGTTCAACGTCGTCCGCGTCATCTCGGTCAAGGGCGGGCGGCAGGTCTACGTGTGGAGTCCTGAGTCCAACGTGCATGAGCCCGACCGGTTCGGCGAGGTGACGCTGGCGCCATGA